A segment of the Fimbriimonadaceae bacterium genome:
CTGAAACTCAAGCTGATCGATTTCTGTACCATCCCTGCGAACATGGGCGGATTTCCCAGCATCAGCCTGCCCTGCGGACTCTCCAACGACCTGCCGGTCGGCATGTTGCTTACCGGCCCGGTCATGGGTGACGAAGCCCTCCTGCAGACCGCCTACGGCGTCGAACGTGCCCTGGGCCGGGACTACCGACGACCCCCGATCCTCTGACAAGAGGATAGAACGCCATGGACGAAATCCGCCGACGCGACCAAGAAGTGTTCCGGCAGCAGTTTCTGTCGCCAGGTCGGATCGTCGTGATGGGCCTGATGGTGGTCCTGACCGCCCTCACCCTCGCTTCAAACAACATCGGGGTCGCCCTCTTCTCCCTGTGCACGAGCGCGGTTGTGGTCGGGGCGATCATCAACACGGCCTCCAAGGAGGCCAAACAAAAGCGTTTTTACAGCCAGAGGTTCCGGCAACACTGGTCACTCGCTGAGGAACGGGTAGCCAAGTTCCACGAGGCGGTCGAAGCTCTCCGCAAGCGTGGCCTCGGCGACTTTATGGAACTGCCCGGGACGGTGGACAAACTGGCCGCCGACCTCTACAACGCCTTGCGACGGGCAGACATCATCCAAAACGAGGTCGTCCAGAGCGAAGGCAGCCTCCGTGTCCCCAACGCCCACATGCCGACGGGGCTTCCCGACGCCCAGTCGCAAGAGCTCTACCGCCTTGCCGACAAGAACATCGCGGAGTACCAACAGCATTGGAAGGCCGTCGTGAGCGGCATCCAGCGGACCGAGGCCCAGTCGACCGTCTTCGTCACGACCCTTGACGCGCTCAGGATCCGGATGCTCAACTACCGGCTCACCGGTCGGTCGCCCGAGTTGGAGAGCCGCGAGTTCCTCGGCGTCATCACCGAGGCAAAAATGCAGTTTGAGGCCATCGACAAAGCCCTTGACGAGCTTGAGATGACCCCCTACCCCCAAAACGTCACTGTGCTCCCGCCCATCCCTCAAGCCGTCGTCGAAGAGCATCTTGAGGAAAGGCCGTGAAGGGCGGGCAAATCAATTGCCCGGCCAAGATCAACACCTTTCTTTCCGTCGGTCCACCCGACTCCGCGGGCTACCACCCGCTTCGCACCGTGTTCCAGGCCGTGTCGATCGTCGACTCTCTCTCCATCAGGCCCTCCGACAATGACACTGTCGATTGCGTCGGGATGGAACTGCCCACCTCGAACACGATCACGAAGACCTTGGCGTTCGTCCGCGAGCTCGTCCCCGTGCCCCCGCTCGCGGTCCGGCTGGTCAAGGGCGTTCCCGCCCAGAGCGGCCTGGGGGGCGGTAGCAGCGACGCGAGCGGCCTCTTGAGGCTCCTCTCCAGGCTTGTGCCCGGCGGGCTTCCCGACCATTTCTGCCATGAGGTCGCCGCCGCGGTCGGGGCGGACGCCCCGTTCTTCCTGGTGGGTGGTCGGGCGATTGGCGAAGGCTACGGGGAAAAGCTCACTCCCCTGCCCGACCTCCCCAGGCGGGAGCTGGTCGTGGTCATGCCGGGGGAGGGACGTTCGACGGTCGAGGCGTACAAGGCACTTGACGTAATCCCGCGCGAATGGCGGGAGCTAGACCCGGGCGCGTTCCACAACGACTTTGAGTCGGTGGCAGGGCCAGCGTCACTCCACGCCGTCGAGCGGCTCAAGGCCCAGGGGGCCCGAGCGGCCCAATTGACCGGGTCCGGCTCAGCAGTTTTCGGTGTGTTCGGGTCGGCCGAAGCAGCGTCTCGGGCTGCCGACGCCTTGGCGTCCGAGTCGATCGGCAAGGTGTACCGGTGCCACACGCTTACCCGCGAGGAGAGCCTTTGGACATCGTGATCCTGGCCGGCGGCAAGGCCAGCGAAGAGACCCGGGCAGAGACCGGTGTCGAGTACCGGTGCCAACTTCCCTGGCGTGACGGGACGATGCTCGACCACGTCCGTCGTGCCGCCGAAGCCGTCGGCTCCGTGGTCGTGGTCGGCGGACCGCCGGAAAGCCGGGACGTCGAGGCCGGTACCGACTTCGTCGGTAGCGTGACCGCAGGCCTGAAGGCGACGAACGGTGCCGAAGTGTTGATCGTCACCGCCGACCTCCCGTTCCTCCGCGAAGAGTCTCTCTTGGCCTTCGCCGCCCAGTGCGACGCGGACGCCGCCCTCAATTTTGCCGTGGTCCCCCTCGACGTCTGCCGCCAGGAGTTCCCCATGCTCAAACGGACGGCGATCGTGACGAAGCAGGGTCGGTTGACCGGAGGCAACGTCTGCCTGTGCCGCCGCGAGATGCTCCTGGCCAATATGGAGATCGTCGCCCAGGCCTACGCCAAGCGCAAGAGCCCGTTGTCTTTGGCCGGCATGGTCGGCCCGCTCTTCATCCTGAGGTTTGTGTTGGGGCAGGCCCTCCCCTCGCTGGTGTCGCTACAGTTCCTTGAAAACCGGGTCTCGCGTATCTTGAAGTTCAAAGCCAGGGCGGTAGTCTGCCCCTTCGCTGATATTGGCACCGACGTTGACAACCTGGAGCAGTACAAAGCAGTGCTACCCCTTCAGGAAAGGGCTTCGCCAGCCGAGTAACCAAATGTGTCCGCCTGCGCCTTCTCCGACCACGCCGAAACAGAACGCTTCTTTACCGCGGTCGAGGGTGTCTATGAGGCCTGTGTCTGGGCGCGAGGCGAGACGCTCCTCGCCCGCTTGCTCGTGGACGAAAACGCCACGATGTCTTGCCAAGACTTGAAACAGGCCTGCGCCCTTGCCCTTGGTGAGAGCCGCACACCGTCTCTCATGCTTATCGAGCGCGTGGGACGGCTGTGCCGCGAACAGTCGGCTTAACGCTCAGTCTTCGTCTTCGTCGGCTTCGTCGATCTCGGGCTCGATCGCGCCGGTCTCTCCTGCCGCCGACATCGCGGGGCCGAGACTGACCTCGGTGATGCTCTTGACGGTGTGGTTCGGGCAGTTGGAGCAGACGAAGTTGATCTGGACCGCAGAGAGCCACTCAGGCACTTTCTCGATCGGCTTGCCACAGACACAATTGACCATAGGGAGTCTCGTTTAGAGCGGCTGTTCGGCCGTTTCGCCCTCGCTCTCCTGGAAATGCAACAACGCCTGGCGGTGAGACATCCAGCCGTTGACCAGCATGATCGCGGCGCCGATCAGATAGAAGAGGGAGAGGTTGTTCTCGACGACTTGCCCTGGGTCGCGGATGACTTTGTCACCAGCGACGAGGCCCCAGACGCCAAGGACGGCCAACGCGCCACCAAACCAGAAGAAGGTGTTTTTCCACCAGGTCGGCTTGGAGGCACTCTTTTTCGCCACAGCAATCCAAGATACCTGTTGCTCAGGCCCGGATATCGACGACCTGACCCTTTGGCTCTAGCATTTTCAGGAGTTCCTGGGCAGCCTGGGTCTGCCCTTCCAGGGCCTTTTTGAGCATGCCGACCTGATAGGAACCTGACGCCTGCCCACCCTCGGGTGAACGCTGGGTCTGGTACGCCGCCTGAGCCGCGTAAGCCGACGCACCGATCCTCATAAGCCGATTGTCGGCGGCGCGGCCCGCCCCCGTTAGGTCAGGTCACGTTGAATCGCAACCCGGCAAGGGTCTATAGTGCAACCCATGAAATTCGTGCTGGTCACAAAAGACGCCGAGGTCGTCAGCGCGACCGTGGGTGCCTTCCAGCCCGACGACCGACTTGTCGTGACCGAGGACTGGCGGCACGCCCTGGACGAATGTCACGACGCAGACCTCCTCTTTGTCGACCTCGTGGCGACCCTGGAAAAACCGCACAAGATCGCCGGATACGAAGCGTTCGCCGAAGCGAAGATGGCGCACGGCACCGCCAACGGCACACCCCTCGTCCTCATCTCCCCGCCGGACGACTATGAACTCGACTTCATGGCCGGATTCCCCGACTTCGTCTTCGCCCATCTCCGCCGACCGCTCAACTACAAGATCTTCCGGCGCGCGTCGACGTGGGTCTGACCGCCCTTCGGGTGCGCCTTGGCCACCGCGTCGCGGAGTCGTTCGACACTGACATGCGTGTAAACCTGGGTGGTCGCCAACCGTTCGTGCCCGAGGAGTTGTTGCACTGACTTCAGGCCCGCCCCGCCGTCGAGGAGGTGGGTCGCAAAGCTGTGGCGCAAGGTGTGCGGTGTCACCGTGTCCGGGAGACCGGCCGCCCGAGCCCATCGGTGCACAAGCTTCTGGACCGTCCTTGTCGTCAACCTTCCCCCCTTCGCGTTGGTGAACAGGGGGTCCCCCTGCCCGGGCGTGACCCGTTCCTCCTCCATATAGGCGGTGACGGCGCGCCGGCACGCGTCGCCAAAGACGACGACCCGCTCCTTGTCACCTTTGCCGCGGACGGTGGCCACACCTCGCTCGAGGTCCAGGTCGCCGACGTCAAGTCCTACCAATTCGCTGGCCCGTAACCCGGCGCCGTAGGCCGTCTCCAAGACTGCTTGGTCGCGCAACGGTGTCCGGCCGGGCGGTGGTTGGTCCAGCAACGCTTCGGTCTGAGTCCGGCTGAGCGCCTTGGGCAGCCTACGACGTTTGTACGGCGTGGCCAGTGCCTCGGTGGGGTCCGTGTCGAGAACCCCGACCGCCTGGAGGTAGCGGACGAACGTCCGCAGGGCGGAGAGCTTGCGCGCCCGGGTCCCCGGCGTGACTCCGTATCGACGGAGGTAGTCCCGCAACGTCCCAGGCGAAAGATCGAACGTGCCCTCGGTGACGAGGCACAACTGGGTCAGGTCGACGGCGTAGCTCCGGACGGTGTGGGCCGAGCGCATGGCCCGGAGTTGGTCCAGGAAGGATTGGACCAGCTCGTCAAGGGTTGTGCCGGCGGAAGACGAGAGTGGCATTGTGCCCTCCGAACCCGAACGAGTTGCTGAGAACGGCGTCGACCTGGGTCGGGCGCGCGACGTTCGGGATGTAGTCTAGGTCGCACTCGGGGTCCGGCGTCTCGTAGTTCGCCGTCGGCGGCAGGACGCCTTCGGTGATCGCCTTGATCGAGACGATCGCCTCGACGGCCCCGGCCGCGCCGAGCAAGTGCCCGATCATCGACTTGGTGCTGCTCACCGGTATCTTGGCGGCCAAGTCGCCGAAGGCCCGCTTGATCGCCAAGGTCTCAAACTTGTCGTTGTAGGGGGTCGAGGTGCCGTGGGCGTTGATATAGCCGATCCCCTCTTTGCCCAACCCGGCCCGCTTGACTGCCATTTCCATGGCCCGGCGGGCTCCGTCGCCTTCGTTGTCCGGCATCGTGATGTGGAACGCGTCGCCGCTCATTCCGTAGCCCACGATCTCGGCATAGATCCTTGCCCCGCGGGCGATGGCGTGGTCGCGGTCTTCCAGGACGAGGACACCCGACCCTTCGCCCATGACAAACCCGTCTCGACCGGCGTCAAAGGGACGCGACGCCTTGCTGCCCGCCTCGTTGTTGGTGGTCATCGCCCGGGCCGCGCAAAAGCCGGCGAGCCCGATAGGGTTGATCGGTGCTTCTGCACCACCTGCCAACATCGCCACCGCGTCACCTCGCTTGATGATGTGGTAGGCGTCTCCGATCGAGTTCGCCCCGGTGGCACAAGCCGTGACCACACAGGTGTTCGGCCCCTTGAACCCTTGCAGGATCGAAACGTAGCCGCTGGCCATGTCGGGGATCATGTAGGGGACGAGGAACGGCGACACCCGGCCCGGGCCGTCTTTGTGGAGGCGCTCCGTCTGCTCGGTCATCATCGTCAGCCCGCCGATGCCGCTCCCGATGAGGACGCCGGTCTGCTCTTTGAGTTCGGCGTCGTCGGTGGGGAACTTGGCGTCGTCGACCGCCATCTGCGCCGCCGCGGCGGCAAAGGCGATGAAGCGGTCGATCCGACGCGCCTCCTTCTTGTCGAGCCAGACCGACGCGTCGAAGTCTTTGACTTCGGCGGCGATCTGGGTCGGATAGTCGGCCGGGTCCATCAGTGTGATGGGCCCGACACCGCTTTCACCCGCGACGACACGGGGCCAAAAGTCAGCGACGCTGTTACCGAGCGGGGTGACCGCACCGAGCCCCGTCACCACCACCCGACCCGAAGGCTGGGCGGGCAAAGCCATTAGCTGGTCAACTTTTCGATGTATGCGACCACGTCACCGACGGTTTTAATGTTTGCGGCGTCGTCGTCCGGGACGTCGATGCTGAACTGCGCTTCGACGGCCATGACCAACTCGACGATGTCAAGGGAGTCAGCACCCAGGTCCTCCGTGAACGAGGACTCGGCCTTGACCTCACTCTCTTGGACACCAAGCTCTTCGCAAACGATCTTCTTCACCTTTTCAAAAACGTTGTCCGCCATGGATCAAATCCTGCTCCGACCAGCGTCTGTCCGAAGCCGCACTATATTACTACGCGGGCCGCGCTGACGCCACGGGACGTGGCCGCAAATGGACAGTGTCAGAATGGGACTGCGCTGATGGAACGGCCTGTCACGCGCCACGGATGATCAAGATGAGTCGCCCTCTTGTCCGCGTCCCGGTTCTAGCCGCGTTGGCCACCGCCGCGTTACTCGGGTGGGTCGGCTATCGCTGTTGGGACTACTACGGCCGCCCCTTGACCGAGGCCGACCTGCAATCAGCCTCGCCCGACCGACTGGCCGTCGGCCTGGGATCCGGCTCGATGCGCGACAAGGTCGCCGCCAAGCTGTTTGAGTCAGGCCCGTCGGGTTGGAAGGCCCTCGTGAGGGCGTTACGGTCGCCGGACGTCTATGCTCGGCGCCAGGCGGCCCAGACGCTCGCGGGCCTGCGCTACTTGGCCCTCGAGTCGGGTGTGGCGGCGGCGGCAGACGACACGGACAAGCTGGCCCGGGCCTACAAGATCGCCGCCCTCGCCGCCAACGGCGGTCGCAAGTCCATGCCCTACTTCGTGGCCTTTGCCAAGGAGGTCGGGCGGGAGAGGCATCTTTCTCCGAGCCAGCAGTTCGCCGTCGGCCGCGTCGCCAGCCTCATGGCCAGCATCAACACTCCGGAGGCCCTGTCCGTCCTCTTGGACCTGGTTCCGACCGGCGACACGCAGGTGGTCTTCGCGTTGACGGACTTCGATGCCGCAGAGGCCAGGTCCGCGCTCGACTCGCACCGTGCGGCTATGGACTTGAGGCAGCGGCTCCAGGCCGAACTGCGGGTTCCTGGCGACGCTGACCCGGCGGTCAAGGCCCTGGCCTTGTCGATCACGACCAGCCCCTCTGCGCTGGATGCGCTTACCCCGGACCAACTCAAGGCCCTGGCCCAGGGTGTGCCGACGACGTCGTTAGAACCAGGAACGCCGGCCTACGCCGCCCTGTTGGCTGGCCAATTCCTCGGTAACCCCCGATCGGCCCTGGACACGTCGGCCGACGCGCCCGACCTCGGCCTGCAACGGTGGGCCCCGGTCCTCGAAAAGGCGACCCCGAAGACGGCGGCACAAGACCTTGACGAGTTGCTTAGGGTCAACGGGCTGGTCCACGCCGCCTATACCGGCCAAGTGACCGACAAACCAAGCCTCGTCGCCATGGTCAGGTCGGACCCCGGCGGGGCGGTGCCCCGACTGAGGGCGCTTGTCCGAGACCCGCGGCGGCTCGCCTCGCTGGTCCCCCAGGCAAGGCTTGAACTGCTCAAACTTTCGACCGACCCTGCGGACATCGAACTGGTGAACGGCAGTGTCTTCCCCGTCAAGGGCCCGCACGACGCGACCTTTGTCGAGACTGTACTCCGCCTGCCCGGCGGCGCTTCGACCCTTGTCAGCCTCCTGGCGTCACAGGGAACGACAGACCTTGATTTGACGGACATGCTTTCGGCGTTGAGGAAGGTGCCGTCGTCCTTGGTGACCACCGAGGTGAGGAGGGCGGCGGTCGCCGCCGCCAAGCGGGTGGCTTGGCAAGACATCCGCCACCTTGACCCCGCCTGGTGCCGTGAGTTCGGCGACGACGACACGAAGGAAAAGTACGCCCTCCTCCTCGGCAACAACCGCTACGCCGACCGAATTGCGGCGCTGCGATACTTCGCCGCGAGCGGCCACAAGTTGATCGGTGACGAACTGAAGTTGACGTCCGGAAGGGGCATGGTCGACGAGACCGTCGCCTGTGTCGAGGTCGTCGGGGAAAACCGACTGACCGACCAGCTTCCCTTTGTCCTGGCCAAACTCGACGACCCGCGTTGGCGAGTCCGCGAGGCCGTCGCCTACACACTGAGGCTGCTCGACACGCCAGAGTCGGCGACCGGGCTCCTCAAGCTCAGGAGCGACCCAAACAAGGCGGTTTCCTTCACCGCCAGTGACCCCCGGTTCGCCGAGTTCCACCTTCAGCTCAACGGGAGGCGGGCAGCCGGCCCGGACGACCCTGTCGCCGAGGTCAAAGAGAAGCCCCGGATCTCCGCGATGCCGGGCCCGCTCCGGATGACCGACCGGCCCTGAGCCCTACAGGGTCAGGCCACCGTCGACGGTCAGGACTTGCCCGGTCAGGTAACCCGCGTCGTCACTCGCCAGAAAGGCGACGACCCCGGCGATGTCTGACCCCTCGCCAAGCCGCCCGAGGGGGGCGTTCTTGACCACGCCCTCCCGCATCTCGTCCGAGAGTTCGGCCGTCATGTCGGTGTCGATGAACCCTGGGGCGACCGCGTTCACGGTCACGCCACGGCTCCCGAGTTCCTTGGCCAAGCTCATCGTCAGACCGACGATGCCCGCCTTGCTGGCCGAATAGTTGACCTGGCCTGCCGCCCCGTGAAGGCCGACAACGCTGGAGATGTTCACGATACGGCCCCGACGTGCCTTCATCATGCCTTTGAGCACGGCCTTGCAACAGTTGAAGGTGCCCTTCAAGTTCACGTCGATGACGCGGTCCCAGTCGTCCTCCTTCATGCGCAGGGCCAGGGTGTCCCGGGTCAGGCCGGCGTTGTTGACGAGCACGTCGATCTTGCCGAAATCGGCCTCGATCTGGGCGAACACGGCCTCGACCGCCGCGGTGTCGCTGACGTCCAACCCGTACGCCTTGCCTCCCGTCGCCTGTGCCGTCGGTTCGGCGTTCGCCGCCGAGGTCGCGACGCAGGCCACTTTGGCCCCCTCGCTGGCAAACCGTTCGGCAATCGACCGGCCGATGCCTCGGCTGGCCCCGGTGACGACGACGACAGTGCCTTCAAATCTTCTCATGCGCTTTCCTTAAGGGTGGCGACGGTGGCCTCCAGCGTCGCGGTGTCCACGACGGTCAGGCCGGTCGTGTCCTTGTCGATACGGCGAAGCAATCCTTTCAGCACGTCGCCGCTCCCGCATTCCACCTGGGTGGAGAATCCGTCGGCCACCATCGCCTGGACCGACTCCGTCCACCGGACAAGGCTCTTGAGCTGTTGCTCCAGCAGAGTCGGCCAATCGGAACCGGGTCGGGCCGTGACATTGCTGTACACGGGGGCGTGCCCAGGGTTGAACGTCGCCGATCCCAGGGCCTCGGCCATTTGGGCGGCGGGCTGCTCCATGAGCGGGCTATGGAACGCTCCGCTGACGTTCAGCGGGATCACCCGCTTCGCCCCTTTCTCGGACAGCTTGGCGCTGGCCGCCTGGACGGCGTCCATGTCGCCGCTGATCACCATCTGCCCTGGACAGTTGTCGTTGGCGAGGACGCAGACTCCGGAAGGCGCCACGCAGGCGCAGACGGCTTCGATCGTGTCTCGCTCGAGTCCGAGGACCGCCGCCATCGTCCCGGGCCGGCTCTTGCCGGCCGACGCCATGATCTCGCCACGGCGTCGGACTAGGCGTGCCCCTTCGGCGACACTGAGGACACCGGCCGCGGCCAGGGCCGCGTATTCGCCCACGCTGTGCCCGGCGAACGCCTCGGCCTCGACGCCAGGTTCCGCCCCTCGGAACGCGTAGTAGGCGGCCAGCGAGCAAGTGTAGAGCGCGATCTGGGCGTTCTGGGTCTCCCGCAAAGTCTCTTCGTCGCTTTCGAAGCACAAAGTGGCGACGTTGAGCCCCGTCGCACTTTCCACCTCGTCAAAGACTTGCCTCGCGTAAGGGTCCTTGGCGTAGAGGTCTGCCCCCATACCAGGCCTCTGGGACCCCTGACCAGGAAAAACGACCGCGACCATGTCCCGAAAATCTACCATGGCGGGCCGCAGGGCCAGACTCCCGTGCTAGGTACCCTGCACGTCGCATGGGTGCCGACATCCTTGAGACCTTTCCTAACCCGAACCCGGGCCGCGACTACCTGATCACCCACGTCTGCCCCGAGTTCACGAGCGTGTGTCCGAAAACGGGCCAGCCCGACTTCGCCACGATCGAACTTGACTACGTCCCCGACCAGACCTGTGTCGAGCTGAAGTCCTTGAAGCTCTACTACTACAGCTTTCGGAACGAGGGCATCTACTACGAGGCGGTCACCAACCGCCTCTTGGACGAACTTGCCGGCGCGACCAAGCCTCGATGGATGCGGGTCACCGGCCGGTTCAACGTCCGGGGCGGCATCAGCAGTGTCGTCGTGTGCGAAACTGGGCCAAGGCCATAGGCGCGGGAAACCCCTGAGCCCGTCGGTCCGTTGCAGTAGTCGAAAGCAGACGCCATGGCCCCCTACGTCCGACTGGCCCGCCTCAAGCAGTGGTCGAAGAACATCCTCGTCTTCGCCGCCTTTCTGTTCAGCGGACGGATCCTCGACCCCGTGGCCTGGAAGCAGGCGCTCATCGCCTTCTTTGCCTTCGGCCTCGTCAGTTCGGCCTGCTACATCTT
Coding sequences within it:
- a CDS encoding nucleotidyltransferase family protein, translated to MDIVILAGGKASEETRAETGVEYRCQLPWRDGTMLDHVRRAAEAVGSVVVVGGPPESRDVEAGTDFVGSVTAGLKATNGAEVLIVTADLPFLREESLLAFAAQCDADAALNFAVVPLDVCRQEFPMLKRTAIVTKQGRLTGGNVCLCRREMLLANMEIVAQAYAKRKSPLSLAGMVGPLFILRFVLGQALPSLVSLQFLENRVSRILKFKARAVVCPFADIGTDVDNLEQYKAVLPLQERASPAE
- a CDS encoding tyrosine recombinase XerC, yielding MPLSSSAGTTLDELVQSFLDQLRAMRSAHTVRSYAVDLTQLCLVTEGTFDLSPGTLRDYLRRYGVTPGTRARKLSALRTFVRYLQAVGVLDTDPTEALATPYKRRRLPKALSRTQTEALLDQPPPGRTPLRDQAVLETAYGAGLRASELVGLDVGDLDLERGVATVRGKGDKERVVVFGDACRRAVTAYMEEERVTPGQGDPLFTNAKGGRLTTRTVQKLVHRWARAAGLPDTVTPHTLRHSFATHLLDGGAGLKSVQQLLGHERLATTQVYTHVSVERLRDAVAKAHPKGGQTHVDARRKIL
- the fabF gene encoding beta-ketoacyl-ACP synthase II, with the translated sequence MALPAQPSGRVVVTGLGAVTPLGNSVADFWPRVVAGESGVGPITLMDPADYPTQIAAEVKDFDASVWLDKKEARRIDRFIAFAAAAAQMAVDDAKFPTDDAELKEQTGVLIGSGIGGLTMMTEQTERLHKDGPGRVSPFLVPYMIPDMASGYVSILQGFKGPNTCVVTACATGANSIGDAYHIIKRGDAVAMLAGGAEAPINPIGLAGFCAARAMTTNNEAGSKASRPFDAGRDGFVMGEGSGVLVLEDRDHAIARGARIYAEIVGYGMSGDAFHITMPDNEGDGARRAMEMAVKRAGLGKEGIGYINAHGTSTPYNDKFETLAIKRAFGDLAAKIPVSSTKSMIGHLLGAAGAVEAIVSIKAITEGVLPPTANYETPDPECDLDYIPNVARPTQVDAVLSNSFGFGGHNATLVFRRHNP
- a CDS encoding acyl carrier protein — protein: MADNVFEKVKKIVCEELGVQESEVKAESSFTEDLGADSLDIVELVMAVEAQFSIDVPDDDAANIKTVGDVVAYIEKLTS
- the fabG gene encoding 3-oxoacyl-[acyl-carrier-protein] reductase is translated as MRRFEGTVVVVTGASRGIGRSIAERFASEGAKVACVATSAANAEPTAQATGGKAYGLDVSDTAAVEAVFAQIEADFGKIDVLVNNAGLTRDTLALRMKEDDWDRVIDVNLKGTFNCCKAVLKGMMKARRGRIVNISSVVGLHGAAGQVNYSASKAGIVGLTMSLAKELGSRGVTVNAVAPGFIDTDMTAELSDEMREGVVKNAPLGRLGEGSDIAGVVAFLASDDAGYLTGQVLTVDGGLTL
- the fabD gene encoding ACP S-malonyltransferase, whose protein sequence is MVAVVFPGQGSQRPGMGADLYAKDPYARQVFDEVESATGLNVATLCFESDEETLRETQNAQIALYTCSLAAYYAFRGAEPGVEAEAFAGHSVGEYAALAAAGVLSVAEGARLVRRRGEIMASAGKSRPGTMAAVLGLERDTIEAVCACVAPSGVCVLANDNCPGQMVISGDMDAVQAASAKLSEKGAKRVIPLNVSGAFHSPLMEQPAAQMAEALGSATFNPGHAPVYSNVTARPGSDWPTLLEQQLKSLVRWTESVQAMVADGFSTQVECGSGDVLKGLLRRIDKDTTGLTVVDTATLEATVATLKESA
- the queF gene encoding preQ(1) synthase, which produces MGADILETFPNPNPGRDYLITHVCPEFTSVCPKTGQPDFATIELDYVPDQTCVELKSLKLYYYSFRNEGIYYEAVTNRLLDELAGATKPRWMRVTGRFNVRGGISSVVVCETGPRP